From Arthrobacter woluwensis, one genomic window encodes:
- a CDS encoding major capsid protein codes for MEEGAQKGSTTGGFTSVKSTPKKAQVTLRFNQEVQWADEDYQLGILSELATAGSKALSRGLDLGLYHRINPLTGTVISSWSNYLNATTKRVEITASSEADQDIRAAVGLLVNSPTNWGVNGIALDPKMAWALANLQSKNADGSPSGVQRYPNLGFGTNVTDFLGVPAATGNTVSGTPEAADTKLRAIVGDFQNGIRWGVQRELPVELIRYGDPDGQGDLMRNNQIALRLEIVYGWYVFTDRFAVVEDKVTP; via the coding sequence GTGGAGGAGGGAGCCCAGAAGGGTTCCACCACGGGCGGCTTCACCTCCGTGAAATCCACCCCGAAGAAGGCGCAGGTCACTCTCCGTTTCAATCAGGAAGTCCAGTGGGCAGACGAGGATTACCAGCTTGGCATCCTGTCCGAGCTGGCCACTGCGGGCAGTAAGGCACTGTCCCGAGGTCTTGATCTGGGCCTGTACCACCGCATCAACCCGCTCACGGGCACCGTGATCTCGAGCTGGTCGAACTACCTGAACGCCACCACGAAGCGCGTGGAGATCACCGCGTCCTCGGAGGCAGATCAGGACATTCGTGCCGCTGTCGGTCTGCTGGTGAACTCCCCGACTAACTGGGGTGTCAACGGCATCGCCCTCGACCCGAAGATGGCCTGGGCCCTGGCGAACTTGCAGAGCAAGAACGCCGACGGCTCCCCCTCAGGTGTGCAGCGTTACCCGAACCTCGGCTTCGGCACCAACGTCACCGACTTCCTCGGCGTCCCGGCAGCGACGGGCAACACCGTCTCCGGCACCCCGGAAGCGGCCGACACGAAGCTGCGCGCCATCGTTGGCGACTTCCAGAACGGCATCCGCTGGGGCGTTCAGCGTGAACTCCCGGTCGAGCTGATCCGTTACGGCGACCCGGACGGCCAGGGCGACCTCATGCGAAACAACCAGATCGCTCTCCGCCTCGAGATCGTCTACGGCTGGTACGTCTTCACGGACCGCTTCGCCGTCGTGGAAGACAAGGTGACCCCGTGA
- a CDS encoding DUF7302 family protein, protein MSRRMIDTYTGSTVVVDDELAESLGSQYVPEDEYEAPAGRKPAARKAATGRAAKAKEPEGHGEGEKSEDE, encoded by the coding sequence GTGAGCCGCCGGATGATCGACACCTACACCGGATCCACCGTCGTCGTTGACGACGAGCTGGCCGAGTCCCTGGGTTCCCAGTACGTCCCGGAGGACGAGTACGAGGCCCCGGCGGGGCGCAAGCCGGCAGCCCGGAAGGCTGCGACCGGGCGAGCCGCCAAGGCCAAGGAACCCGAAGGCCATGGCGAGGGCGAGAAGTCCGAGGACGAGTAA
- a CDS encoding capsid assembly scaffolding protein Gp46 family protein encodes MGDTNNTAPAGESTEPLPQPEPKAFVPPATQEDLDRIVGQRLARERDKYADYEELKAKAEQFTKLEEANKTELQKATERAEQLAKENATLQATALRASVAAAKGVPENLLSGGTREEIEAAADALLAFRGTKQTAPVVPAQGKTPSKITDDPTRETARKLFGNN; translated from the coding sequence TTGGGCGACACGAACAACACCGCACCAGCGGGAGAATCCACCGAGCCCCTGCCCCAGCCCGAGCCGAAGGCATTCGTCCCGCCTGCCACGCAGGAGGACCTTGACCGGATCGTGGGCCAGCGTCTGGCTCGTGAACGCGACAAGTACGCGGACTACGAGGAACTGAAGGCCAAGGCTGAACAGTTCACGAAGCTCGAGGAAGCGAACAAGACCGAACTGCAGAAGGCTACCGAGCGGGCTGAACAGCTCGCCAAGGAGAACGCCACTCTTCAGGCGACCGCACTGCGCGCCTCTGTGGCAGCCGCTAAGGGCGTCCCGGAGAACCTTCTGAGCGGTGGAACCAGGGAAGAGATTGAAGCCGCCGCTGACGCGCTTCTGGCCTTCCGTGGGACCAAGCAGACCGCACCTGTCGTCCCCGCCCAGGGGAAGACCCCATCCAAGATCACCGACGACCCGACCCGGGAGACGGCTCGGAAGCTCTTCGGCAACAACTAA